Within the Armatimonadia bacterium genome, the region CTGGAAGGAGTCGGCCGTCTCGAAGCGGTACTTGCGCTCCCAGGTCACCCCGTCCCGCGAGAGGTCGAGGTTGAAGACGCTGCGGTTCGCGTCATACAGTCGTGTGGCCTCCTGCCACCCCAGATAGTAGAGGCCGCCGAACCTGTCGAAGGTGGGCTTGGAGTTGCCGCCCTTC harbors:
- a CDS encoding exo-alpha-sialidase, with amino-acid sequence KGGNSKPTFDRFGGLYYLGWQEATRLYDANRSVFNLDLSRDGVTWERKYRFETADSFQYPSFHEHEGTIWLSVTQGHKGSTDRIMFGKLEEVGQFEGG